From the Salvelinus alpinus chromosome 12, SLU_Salpinus.1, whole genome shotgun sequence genome, the window tgtgctggggacaatgataggccactctaaaatgtgcagttttgtcacaaaacacaatgccacaggtgtctcaagttttgagggagcatgcaattggcatgctgactggaggaatgtccaccagagtgttgccagataatttaatgttaatttctctaccataagccgcctccaacgttgttttagagaatttggcagtacatccaaccggccttacaaccgcagaccacgtgtagccttgccagcccaggacctccacatttgacttcttcacctacgggatcgtctgagaccagccatctggacagttgatgaaactgtgggtttgcacaaccaaagaatttctgcacaaactgtcagaaaccgtctcagggaagctcatctgcatgctcgtcgtccttgACCTGATTGCAGTTCGGCTTCATAACCGACTtcaatgggcaaatgctcaccttcgatggtcactggtactctggagaagtgtgttcttcatggatgaatccctgTTTTAACTGTATCAGAAAGGCAACTATGGTGTCATGTGggcaagcagtttgctgatgtcaacgttgggaacagagtgccccatggtggcggtggggttatggtatgggtaggcataagcagacaacgatggcaatttgaacgtgcagagataccatgatgagatcctgaggtccattttTGTGCCACTCATCTGCCACAATCACCTCAcgtttcaacatgataatgcacaggcccatgtcgcaaagatctgtacacaattgctggaatctgaaaatgtcccatgttcttccatggcctgcatgctcaccagacatgtcaccattGAGCATTTGtgggatgttctggatcgacCTGTACAACAGCGTGCACCAGTTCCCGCCAATGtccagaaacttcgcacagccattgaagaagagtgggacaacattccaccggCCAGAATCaaaagcctgatcaactctatgcgaaggagatgtgtcacgctgcatgaggcaaatggtggtcaccagatactgactggttttatgattcacgcccctacttttcttttaaggtatctgtaaccaacGGATGAATATCTGcattcctagtcatgtgaaatgcatagattagggtctaatgaacacatttcctgatatgaactgtaactctgtaaaatctttgaaattattgcatgttgtgttaatatttttgtATCATAGTAGGTGTTATAAAAGTGATGAATATGTGACGTTGCAATTGTGGTTTGAACCATGATGCCACATCTTTCGATTGCCTGACAAGGGTGAAAGAGAATGAGGTGGCCAAAGTCAGGGTTGTACAGAGCATTTCATATGCAGCAGCTTTGAAAAGAGTTGAGGGTTTGAATGGTGCACCAGAAGAGTCCATGGTGGTGGATAGGCCTGCACTGCAGGCTGCAGGGGTTGCCTTTCACCAGCAGGATCCTGACATTCTAAAGGTTAAGAAAGTGGACTTTGTGGcatttatagctgtggtaattaaTGGCACTGCCAAGGTGGAGAGAAGATCCAGGAAGATAGAAGTCATAGTGGATGCGGCGGAGCGGTTCCTGGGGCTGAAAGATTTCTCAGCGAAGGAGTTACATGGAATATTGGCacaagccgtaccaccctctcaggtcctagagcctgaGAAGGGAGATATGGAGAATTAAAAGAAGGAATAAGTGggagttttgtttgttttggcaatgtactgtaacgaccctgggtttataagcgcggatatcgactctgccgcacgagcatgcttttgcagcACAGTCGATAGcacgctggacttcgggctagaaggtcgagggttcgagacctactccctccctgtttcattacagtactATATTTATTAGGGTCGATTAAGTTAGTTTCACTATTACGTATAGATTtactggtaaaaaaaataaaaaattcaaccCGTCCAGTTGGTGGCGGCAATACACCTTTTGGGGTTGTAGTCCGCAGTAAAACCCTCTTAAGAAAGAAGAAGACCGCGTCTCGTCTGCCGGAAATTCACACGAAGAAGAAGAATACGTCAATGAGAAACataggctagttatcattatttGATAAGACACAGCAGTCCGTGGTGTATgtacctagctagctactatcCGTGATTACTTCAATATGTCTTATTAAATTGTCTTTATTGAGCGTTTGACTGAAACAGAAGTTTGTGCGTTCACAACGATACTGACATTATAGCCACGGAAAAGTTGCTAACACGCTAGCTAGTGTCAACAAACTGCAAGTGACTAGCGGGTTCAAGTGACCCTGCCCAAAAGCGCGATGCTGGTAACCGTTTTCTGCGCGCCGAATGACCGCTCGGAAATCACATTTTCTCTCGATGTGTCTCCAGAGCTTGAACTTAGAGATTTTGTTGCTCTGTGTGAACTAGAATCAGGAATCCCTGCTGGGGAAATTCAGGTGAACCACCAGCTAAAACATGCTAACTAGTTGGCTTAGCATAAACGTGTtagtagctaacgttacattaagagattgttttatgtcaacCAGTTAGTTAATTCAGCATTTTAATTATCCAGACAGACTTGACAGTAGTGGTTAGCTAGGAATAATATATTGACGTTGCTAGTCAGAATTAACTTTATTGTTCGTCtggtcgctagctaacgttagttgtacCTTAGTTATTAGCCAACTTAGCTAGCCTATGATCATGTGTCAACCGTCTGAGAACACAACTTCTACTGACTCATATAACATATGTCAAGCTGTCCATTGGTTTGCTTGCCACTTTTTGATTAGCAACCTAGCTAACTGATTGAGGTGGTCTGGCCATCAGACAGCGTTTTATTTTGTCCTTTTATTTTTCGTCCAGTGTGGAAAGAGAATGTTTATTTTTCCCCTGTGGCCCTTCCCTCTCTTTAGATCACATATGCAGAGCAGCCTCTGAAAGACCTGACCCGTGCTTTAGGGACCTATGGACTTAAGGATGGAGATGTGGTGGTgcttagacaggcagacagaaggCCACCACCAGCACAATCAGCCTTCCCAGGTAAGGTCAACACTGTTGGGCGAGACAGAACCGGTGCGAAATCTCTGCCCTGTTACAAGGTTGGAATTATGGGAGGAGTCCAGCTGTTCTAGTGAGAGTTTGGCGTGCCGGAGTGGTTAACAGACCTATTAACCTTGCACTTCAGTTCTCACATTTTTCGTTATTTATTGGTCCTCAGTAATGGCTCACTGTTATTATCAGCCCAGTTGTCTACCTGGCATCATCTTACTGAACCTGGAACCCTCTGTCGTGCTCATACTCTCCTACCCTccatgtctcttctctctcccccaggtCTCCCACGTATTGACTTCAGTTCCATCGCAGTCCCCGGCACTTCTTCTGGTTCCAGTCAACGGTTCACCCGTAGACAGCAGCAACAGGCCCCAACCTCAAAACAGCAGCGCTCTCCACCCCCTGCTGCACCCCCATCCCTACCGGGCTCcgcctcctctcctcagggtctGGATGACCCCGCCTTACTGCAGCAGATGCTCTTGGCCAATCCACATGAGCTGTCCCTGCTCAAGGAGCGCAATCCACCATTGGCTGAGGCCTTATTGAGTGGAGACCTGGGTAAGTGGGGATAGCATCAACCCTTCTCTTTCGGTGTTGATTATCTTGTCATTATAAAGGCTTTGGTTAGATATCAATGCAAATAATGGGTCTTAAAGGGATACACCAGGATCTTGGAAATGAAGCCCTTTAtccacttccccagagtcagatgttatgtttcactatattggatcagtctaatatattggtatcactctgcagcagagggatacatccgaggtgaggatttacagatttactcCTGTGTACACCTGTGTCACGGCTGGGGTCCGCCCCTATATATAGACCCCATGGCCGCGACACACGTTCTTTCCTTTTCTCGGCGGACGTCTGTATGGTTTGAGGTAAAACTCTCTGAAATTCGCTTGGTAAGTCACTGGTAAGTGTAATATCTTGCGTGGAAGTATACTCACTGGCTGTTTGCAGCCTGGAGCATCTGGCCACATGGCCCAGGGGATGCACGCGGTTGATCTGTATCTTCCGCCCGTGGTTTGTCGTGCTTGTGTTTCGTTAGCATTACACTATGACTCCGTGTGCGTCCTTTAATATATTGGTGGCTCTTGCTGCCACAGACTGTATTTACCTTACACAACTTGCCGACtggcttgttctgtgtgtgttgtgaattgcTTAACATGCTGTCACCGCACCATGTCACCGCGACTGAAGCCGGTACCCAGAGTCTTTTATGCGGACTTGAAAGCCGCCTATGGGTCCCTCTGCTCTCTTGGCCGCCTTACCAACACGGCCATGCTGCTGCAGTCTTACCTGCAGACTGTTGCCCCAGCTCCAGGGGGGCACAGAGGAGCTCCTCCGGGAGGCGATGGAGGTGTCTCGCCTGCTTTTCCTGCTCCAGAGGGATGTGGCCCGCTCCAACGGACGGGCCATGGCGCAGGTGGTTACCTCCCGGCACTATCTCTGGCTGGCTCAATCCCGTCTGCCAGCTGCTCTCCAGAGCAGGAGACGGTTCATGCCGCCTCTTCAGGCCACAGGTTCAAGGCAGACGGACCGTCACCACCCACCTGCACCCGAACAACGGTGGGTCCCTCTCCTGGCCCATCGGCTAGTGCTGAGGAACGACAGCGGGGAGGGGCACAGACGGGCCCCGGCAAAACCTCTGACACACCCTGCCTCGGCCACTTCTCCTGGTCTCAAAGGGCAAAGTGAGAGAAGTGTGTGGAGTCCTAATGGGTGTTGTCCACAATGCTCGAGGGGTACCGACTCCAATTCCAGTGCTGGCCCCCGTCCTTCGGGGGCCTTGGTGTCACCACGGTGGCCGACCCCCTGAAGAAAACCCTGCGGCTAGAGATCTCCTCACTCCTGGACAAGGTTGCAATCCGCAGGATCAAGAGTTCAGAACGTGTAGGTGGATTCTACTCCACTTATTTTGTGGTCCCAAAAAGAGACGGAGGGTTTCGACTGATTCTGGATCTCCGCAACCTCAATGGGTACTTAAAGGTACTGAGGTTCCACATGCTGTCCCCAGTCTGGGTGGTGCAGGCCATGTCCAGGGACCAGTGGTTTGTGGCGCTGAACCTGAGGGATGCGTATTTCCATGGCCCTGTTCACCCAGCTCATTGGCATACCTCTGATTCGCTTTCGATGGGAGGGCTTACGAATTCATGGTTCTTCCCTTCAGCCTCTCCTTGGCACCCCGCACTTTCACAAAGTGCATGGACGCTGTCCTGGCACCTCTCACGTCCCGAGGGTGGACGAATGGCTGATTTGTGCCCCAACCAGGACTCAGGTCCTGTCAGACAGACATGCTCCTGAACCACATCGGCAGGCTGGGCATTACTGTAAATGACGAGTCGTCGTCTGGCGCCAATCCAAAGGGTGGCGTTCATTGGCATGGAACTGGactcagtcctcatgagagcacgCCTGCCCACCAGAAGGGTTCAGGCGATCTTATCTTGCCTCAAACACTTTCGGCAGGGGCGGATGGTATCCGTCCTAAACTGCCAACGCCTGTTGGGCTTGCTGTGACGGCGTCCTTGTTGTTGATTCCCCTGGGCCATCTCCGGCCTCTTCAACGGTGGTTCAACTCCCACCGGCTGCAACCGAAGCGCCACCGTCACCGCCAGCTGTGGGTGACCATACAGTGCCTCAGGCCATTGTTGAGGTGGCGCTGTCACTCCTTTCCCTCAGGTGGGGTGGAGATGCTGAGGATGTGCTGCCGGGAGCTGGTCAGCACAGACGCCTCCCAGTTCGGCTGGGGAGGGGGGTGTGACCAAGGGCAGGTCAGCCAGCGGCTGTTGGCTACCCCCTTGGACCGGCAGGCACATCAATACACTAGAGCTCTGAGCTGTACTGCTGGCCCTGCAGTCTTTCCTTCCACATCTGAAGGGAAGACATCATGGTGAGAATGAACAACACTGCAGTGGTGGCTTACATCAACCATCAAGGTGGACTGAGGTTGCACAACCTCCATCTTATGGCACAGAAGCTCCTTCTCTGGGCTCGGGGATGTCTAGCGTCTCTGCACGTACCTGGCATCCTGAATGTGGCAGTGGATATCCTCTCGAGGGAGGGCCCGCCACCTTGGGACTGGAGCCTACATCCCCAGGTGGTGCAGCACCTGTGGGACAAGTTCGGGAGGGTGCAGGTGGACCTATTTTCCTCCCTGGACAATGTGCACTACCCCCCTGTGGTACTCTATGTCGGAGCCACCAGGGCCTCTGGGCTTGGATGCTCTGGCTCACGACTGGCCAGGGCTGGAGCTTTACGCATTTCCCCCTTTTCTCTGATCCAGGCTGTGCTGGACAGGACCAGGTTGAGCATCGTCTGCTTCTGGTGGCCCTATACTGGCCCAGACGACCCTGGTTCAGCCTTCTCCTGTCGCTGTTGTTTGGGACACCCTGTAAACTTCCCCTGAGACCGGACCTGCTGTCTCAGGCCGGGGGAACTCTGTGGCATCCGAGGCCGTGCCGTTCAGTGGCCAAGCCCACAATGGTCCATGTTTAGGACTACAGGAGGGTGTAATGAACACCATGCAGAACGCAAGGGCGCCGGCTACAACCGCAGCATACCAGTTGCGCTGGCGGTTGTTCTGCTCTTGGTGCACTGGTATTAAGGTTGTATCCGAGTAATGCGGGGTGCAGTATGTCCTCCAATACCTGCAGTCTCGCTTTGATGAGGGCTTGGCAGCCTCTACACTGAGAGGGTATTTGGCCGCTATATCTGCCTGCCATGCGGGGTGGATGGACAGGCCAGTAGGGTGCTATCCCTTGGTCTACAGATTTATGAAGGGGGTGTGTCGCCTGCGTCCAGCTAGGACCCGCTCTGTCGAGCTGGGATCTGGATGTGGTTTTGGCAGCTCTGGCAAAGCCGCCTTTCAAATCGTTGGAGTCTGCCTCCCTGAAACACCTCTCTATGAAGGTGGCTTTCTTGGTAGCGATTACTTCCATGAAGAGGATGGGTGAGCGCCATGCTCTTTCGGTAAGTTCTGAGTGCTACCGGATGGACCTTGGGGGGAGGAAACGGTTATGACAGCATACCACCTGGCTGGCAGGCCAGTGCTGGGATCTGTGGTGGCACATTCAACACGGGGTGTGGCTGCGTCCTGGGCTCTACTGAGAGGAGTGTCCCTCGCTGATATCTGTGCTGCGGCCAGCTGGGCTTCCCCTTCCACATTGACGGCCCCTGCGTTTCGGTCCCGCGCTGGGACTTCGCCGCTGGCTGGCCAGGTCCCTATAGCAAAGACTAATCTGGTATGGGTGTACCGATGTTGGAGTGATCCAAAATATTGAAACATAACGAAGGTTACGTATGTAACCACTGTTATGTGAGCTATTTGGATCACTCCAATCCTCTACAGTGCTAGAGGCGCCACAAAAGTTATGTAGAGGAAGTGTGTCGCGGCCATGGGGTCTATATATAGGGGCGGACCCCAGCCGTGACACAGgagtaaatctgtaaatcctcacctcggatgtatccctccgctgcggagtgataccaatatattggagtgatccaaatagctcacataaccgtggttacatacgtaaccttcgaactcgtggataccatttttatgtctctacatgcagtttgaaggaagttgataACTAGCATTAGAGCAATGACTGAAAGTCTATGGTTACTGCTAGCATGATAGTAGATGCCATAGACATCCAGCCATTGCACTAATACTAATTAGCAATAGGCTGTCagaactacctctaacttccttcatactggatgcagagacataaaaatgctaTCAATgaattcatctgactctgggaaagtagataaagggcttcgttgccaaaatcccgaagtatccctttaagtgtTCAACTAGGAGCTCTAATCATGTTTCTGACTGCCTCCCGTAGAGCGTTTCACCAAAGTGCTGTTGGAGCAGCAGCAGGATCGGGCTcgcagagagcaggagaggatccGGCTTCTGACTGCCGACCCATTTGACATGGATGCCCAGGCCAAGATAGAGGAGGACATCAGGTACTCACACAGCCAAGAGGGGAAAGGGAAGGGTTGGAGTCAGAGACGGCCTCAGTCAGTGTCTCTTCTGGAAACAAACAATGTACTAGTTTACGTATAGAATTTTGCCCTCTGTCTAAACTATTTGGGAAATGTAGGTATTCATGTACAATTGCTTCCCTTACATAATCACACACAATTTGTACTTCAGGCAGCACAACGTAGAGGAGAACATGACCATTGCAATGGAGGAGGCCCCTGAGAGCTTTGGCCAGGTGGTTATGCTCTACATCAACTGTATAGTCAACGGGTACCATGTCAAAGCTTTTGTTGACTCAGGTAATGCATACAAATATTTTCTTCCTCAGTGCAAAGCATAAGCTTCTTTGACTAGGGCAATAGGGAGACAATTCAGTTAAGGGTTTCTGTTTTGTGGTGTCTAGTACAGTTTTCCTTGGCTAGTTTTGACAGCTTTGCTCTCATGATATTCCAGCTTTATCTACTACTATTCAGTCTGCCATATTTTACAATTCTCTGTAAACCTTCTTGGCTCCTCCCTCCTATTTCCCATTCTTTCATCCACATGCTCATATTCTCTCTATACCACCTCTGATctcttgatttaaaaaaaataaaataagattTGTTCCAACTTGCTTGCCCGCACTCCATACGTGTGCCCCATCTGTTTTTGCCTGCTCTTTCTTACTTCTCCTCTCATGCCCCCCTTCCTATGAAATTAGCAGATAGACTTCAATTCTATCAAATAACATTACCTGCATCATTTCTAATCCCcctttttatatatttatatgcccataccataaccctactgCCACCAGggggtactctgttcacaacgttgacatcagcatgTACTGCGAAATTAactaaaacaacgttggatgtggcttacggtagagaaattaacattcaattctctggcaacagctctgctgtacaatcctgtagtcagcatgccaatttgtacgctccctcaatttgagacatctgtcgcattttgtgttacaaaactgcacattttagtggccttttagtggccccgcacaaggtgcacctttgtaatgatcatgctgtttaattgaTATGCCAGGTAGACAGATTATCGTGGCAAaggggaaatgctcactaacagggatgtaaaatttgattatctttttgtgcgtacggaacatttctgggatattttatttcagctcatgaaacttgacatttatttttgcttcaatttgtcagggcatggactctacaaggtgttgaaagcattccacagggatgctggcccatgttgactccaatgcatcccacagttgtgacaagttggctggatgtcctttgggtggtgggaccattcttgatacacacggaaaactgttgagcgtgaaaaactcagcagcattGTAGtccttgacacaaactggtgtgcctgaCACCTGCTACCATACGCTTTTCAAAGGCACTGCAATATtttgttcaccctctgaatggcacacgtacacaatccatgtctcaattgtctcaagggttAAAATTAGAGgtagaccgattatgatttttcaacgccgatacggataccgattattggagtaccaaaaaaagccgataccgattaattaatcagccgatttttatttatttatttatttgtaataatgaccattttacaacaatactgaatgaacacttttattttaacttaatataatacatcaataaaatcaatttagcctcaaataaataatgaaacatgttcaatttggtttaaataatgtaaaaagaaagtgttggagaagaaagtaaaagtgcaatatgtgccatgtaaaaaagctaatgtttaagttccttgctcagaacatgagaacatataaaagctggtggttccttttaacatgagtcttcaatatgcccaggtaagaagttttaggttgtagttattataggactatttctctctctaccatttgtatttcatatacctttgactattggatgttcttataggcactttagtattgccagtgtaacagtatagcttccgtcactctcctcgcccctacctgggctcgaaccaggaacacatcgacaacagccaccctcgaagcatcgttacccatcgctccacaaaagccgcggcccttgcagagcaaggggaacaactacttcaaggtctcagagcgactggcgtcaccgattgaaacgctattagcgcacaacccactaactagctagccatttcacatcggttacaccagcctaatctcgggagttgataggcttgaagtcataaacagctcaatgcttgaagcacagcgaagagctgctggcaaacgcacaaaagtgctgtttgaatgaatgcttacgagcctgctgctgcctaccaccgctcagactgctCAATCAAATATCAagtcatagacttaattataacataataacacacagaaatatgagccttaggtcattaatatggtcaaatccggaaactatcatttctaaagcaaaacgtttattctttcagtgaaatacggaaccagttaaaaaatatatatatacttctgtgtattgattttaagaatggcattgatgtttatggtttggTACAAGACTGTCGTAAGACGTCACAGCAAAATAGGATGTATTGCAAAAGGAAATTGTAAAATGGTAGTGTAGTGCGAAAGATGGGTTAGTCTGTGGATATCAGTGTTGGAATTAAGATTGGAGTGATTGGCCGATACACTTGGAGTCCAGTGTGATTAGGaaatacacacactactgttcaaaagtttggggtcacttagaaatgtccttgtttttgaaagaaaagcaaaaaaaaatgtccattaaaataacattaaattgatcagaaatacagtgtagacattgttaatgttgtaaatgactattgtagctggaaactgctgatttaatggaatatctacataggcgtacagaggcccattatcggcaaccatcactcctgtgttccaatggcacgttgtgttagctaatctaagtttatcattttaaaaggctaattgatcattagaaaacccttttgcaattatgttagatcagctgaaaactgttgttatgATTTATAGAAGAAATAAAACTGTCCTTtttgactagttgagtatctggagaatcagcatttgtgggttcgataacAGGCTCAAAATGCCCAGAAACAAGAACTattttctgaaactcgtcagtctattcttgttctgagaaattaaggctattccactgaagatctcgtacaatgccgtgtactactcccttcacagaacagcgcaaaatggct encodes:
- the LOC139535465 gene encoding protein DDI1 homolog 2-like isoform X2, with the translated sequence MLVTVFCAPNDRSEITFSLDVSPELELRDFVALCELESGIPAGEIQITYAEQPLKDLTRALGTYGLKDGDVVVLRQADRRPPPAQSAFPGLPRIDFSSIAVPGTSSGSSQRFTRRQQQQAPTSKQQRSPPPAAPPSLPGSASSPQGLDDPALLQQMLLANPHELSLLKERNPPLAEALLSGDLERFTKVLLEQQQDRARREQERIRLLTADPFDMDAQAKIEEDIRQHNVEENMTIAMEEAPESFGQVVMLYINCIVNGYHVKAFVDSGAQMTIMSQACAKRCNIMRLVDRRWAGIAKGVGTQKIIGRVHLAQVQIEGDFLPCSFSILEDQPMDMLLGLDMLKRHQCSIDLKKNTLLIGTTGTETHFLPEAELPECARLAYGPEGREDAQPDEIADRELAEALQRSVQESGQH